The following are encoded together in the Panicum virgatum strain AP13 chromosome 6K, P.virgatum_v5, whole genome shotgun sequence genome:
- the LOC120639236 gene encoding protein SOB FIVE-LIKE 3-like: MESSSHITGDDGGEGCNSCESGWTMYLASPMHGDDTGGSGKGSGSEGSSVDDGYGYIISDRRSGKKAYEDYADADDDDSLASDASTGPAKEKAPSSMPEDGEKEEDGGGRGKNGGAGKEDEEEGDARTKFPTTSRKKAGKVDKGGEGNSSRRGHSKRGSSSRRSFFLW, encoded by the coding sequence ATGGAGTCCTCGTCGCACATCAccggggacgacggcggcgagggatgCAACAGCTGCGAGTCCGGCTGGACAATGTACCTCGCCTCCCCGATGCATGGCGACGataccggcggcagcggcaaaggGAGCGGCAGCGAAGGGAGCAGCGTGGACGATGGCTACGGGTACATCATCAGCGACAGGAGGAGCGGCAAGAAGGCTTACGAAGAttacgccgacgccgacgatgACGATTCCTTGGCGTCCGACGCTTCCACCGGGCCAGCCAAAGAGAAGGCGCCGTCGTCAATGCCGGAAGACGGCGAGAAAGAAGAAGATGGTGGAGGCCGCGGGAagaacggcggcgccggcaaggAGGACGAGGAAGAAGGCGACGCGAGAACCAAGTTCCCGACGACCTCCCGCAAGAAAGCCGGCAAGGTCGACAAAGGCGGGGAAGGCAACTCGTCGAGGCGAGGCCACAGCAAGAGAGGCAGCTCCTCGCGGAGAAGCTTCTTCCTCTGGTAA